One genomic region from Syngnathus typhle isolate RoL2023-S1 ecotype Sweden linkage group LG17, RoL_Styp_1.0, whole genome shotgun sequence encodes:
- the retreg3 gene encoding reticulophagy regulator 3, protein MEEVATVDVAAGKSGSGATGLRSRPGSSERDAQVRAVKAALQSRLGPSEPLLTYLQSVLVCERPFQCLLLYVLVNFVFWFLALTSLRLLFLLASGLAVVVCVDIWRNKIWPKLRVRNQDESESESWGLVQPGILSVPELCHHVAEAWVSAVVLASNLAHFKRVNPGRFCILTSCLFFSLAVIGRYVPGLLLSYSAVMLTLVAPLAAYHRVFQRVFVKLEPVLQRLDFSVCGYMMSKPLDNQFLRMPLHGVLSADGSDSEEELAAFCPSFDDGVVAKELAMTDSEHSDAEISYTDNGTFNLSRGQTPLTEGSEDLDRHSDPEESFAQDLPDFPSINPDATLMDDDDDTSIGLPSLALSGLQSPRASVLDVDAHLDSDQEDLDAEMSLSGLPPASDFMGDIASTMIRAALVSSMQPRRPSGQRSQASRRAGAHRSFRKQSSSELDTDFDVEDFEMLDQSELSQMDPVVEGQRRESQGSNFLSSLLGKPQ, encoded by the exons ATGGAAGAAGTGGCTACGGTAGACGTTGCCGCTGGCAAGTCGGGTTCCGGTGCTACCGGCCTCCGGAGCCGACCGGGCTCCAGCGAGAGGGACGCTCAGGTGCGGGCGGTCAAAGCGGCGCTGCAGTCCCGACTGGGGCCCTCCGAGCCGCTGCTCACCTACCTGCAGTCGGTGTTGGTGTGTGAAAGACCTTTCCAGTGTCTGCTGCTCTATGTGCTGGTCAACTTTGTGTTTTG GTTCTTAGCGCTGACGTCTCTGCGTCTGTTGTTCCTGCTGGCGTCCGGCCTGGCCGTGGTGGTCTGCGTCGACATATGGAGGAACAAGATTTGGCCCAAGCTCAGAG TCAGAAACCAGGATGAATCTGAAAGCGAGAG TTGGGGCCTGGTACAGCCCGGCATCCTCAGCGTACCCGAGTTGTGCCACCACGTGGCCGAGGCCTGGGTCAGCGCCGTCGTGCTTGCGTCCAACCTGGCGCACTTCAAACGAGTCAACCCCGGCAGG TTTTGCATCCTGACGAGCTGCCTCTTCTTCTCTTTGGCCGTGATTGGACGTTACGTTCCCGGGTTGTTGCTCTCCTACTCGGCTG TGATGCTGACCCTCGTGGCCCCTCTGGCGGCTTACCACAGGGTCTTTCAGCGCGTCTTTGTGAAGCTGGAGCCGGTCCTGCAGCGGCTGGACTTCAGCGTTTGCGGCTACATGATGTCCAAGCCACTGGACAACCAGT TCCTGCGCATGCCTCTGCACGGTGTCCTCTCAGCTGATGGCagcgacagcgaggaggagctggCAGCCTTCTGTCCTTCG TTTGACGACGGCGTTGTGGCAAAAGAACTCGCCATGACTGACTCGGAGCACTCCGACGCTGAGATTTCCTACACCGACAATGGGACATTTAACCTATCACGAGGCCAGACTCCGCTGACCGAGGGCTCCGAgg ATCTGGACCGACACAGTGATCCAGAGGAGTCTTTTGCTCAGGATCTCCCGGACTTCCCTTCCATCAACCCAGACGCCACTTTGATGGACGACGACGATGACACCAGCATCGGGCTGCCCAGCCTGGCTCTGTCCGGGCTACAAAGTCCCCGCGCCTCTGTACTGGATGTCGACGCTCATCTGGACTCGGATCAGGAGGACCTAGACGCCGAAATGTCCCTCAGCGGCCTGCCGCCCGCCTCCGACTTCATGGGCGACATCGCCAGCACCATGATCCGGGCGGCGCTGGTCAGCTCCATGCAGCCTCGGCGACCCTCCGGTCAGCGCAGTCAAGCCTCCCGCAGGGCGGGAGCGCACCGCAGTTTTCGCAAGCAGTCCAGCTCGGAGCTGGACACGGACTTTGATGTGGAGGACTTTGAGATGCTGGATCAGTCCGAACTGAGCCAGATGGACCCCGTTGTAGAAGGGCAACGGCGAGAGAGTCAGGGCTCCAACTTTCTGTCCAGCCTGCTTGGTAAACCAcagtaa
- the mlx gene encoding max-like protein X — protein MADPTTSPENHAKHSDVAFADGVFDPILFADASRTGNLVSRANSISSSASSVPNTDDEDSDCRHETLYKTSCKDRRRQAHTQAEQKRRDAIKKGYDDLQSVVPTCLQSEFAVGAQKISKATILQKTIEYIKFLHKEKKKQEEEVSRLRKEVTALKIMKTNYEQIVKAYQNHPQQGADQVSDQIKFNIFQSIMDSLFYTFSSSVSVNSFQELSASVINWIEEHCKPLMLKEFVVSVLRQVNGQLY, from the exons ATGGCGGATCCGACGACGTCGCCCGAGAACCACGCCAAG CACTCGGATGTGGCGTTCGCCGATGGCGTCTTTGACCCCA TTCTCTTTGCTGACGCGTCCAGGACGGGGAACCTGGTGTCAAGGGCCAACAGCATCAGCTCAAGTGCCTCTTCAGTTCCAAACACAG ATGACGAGGATAGCGACTGCAGGCACGAGACGTTATACAAGACTTCCTGCAAAGATCGGCGGAGGCAGGCGCACACGCAGGCCGAGCAGAAGCGCCGTGACGCCATCAAG AAAGGCTACGATGATCTGCAGTCGGTTGTGCCAACCTGCCTGCAGTCTGAATTTGCGGTGGGAGCTCAGAAGATCAGCAAGGCCACCATCCTGCAGAAAA CCATCGAATATATCAAGTTTCTtcacaaagagaaaaagaagCAGGAGGAGGAAGTTTCCCGTCTAAGGAAAGAAGTGACTGCGCTGAAGATTATGAAAAC AAACTATGAGCAGATTGTGAAGGCATACCAGAACCATCCACAGCAAGGCGCGGACCAGGTGTCGGACCAGATCAAGTTCAACATCTTCCAGAGCATCATGGACTCGCTCTTCTACACCTTCAGCAGCTCCGTGTCGGTCAACAGCTTCCAGGAGTTGTCGGCCAGCGTGATCAATTGGATCGAGGAGCACTGCAAGCCGCTG ATGCTGAAGGAATTTGTCGTCAGCGTGTTGCGGCAGGTCAACGGGCAGCTCTACTGA
- the psmc3ip gene encoding homologous-pairing protein 2 homolog — MSKKDNTDSAAVILAYLNAKNRPYSSQDVFCNLQSQHGLGRTAVVKSMDLLALEGKIKEKTYGKQKIYFADQAQFKDVNDAELKAMDVRIASLNEEMQALSQSCGQLNAELKELNNSLTREEMVSEIARLRDECSECHKRLDRIKSANNHVTPEEKDKVLKEHNVYVKEWRKRKRLTSDIMDTILEGYPKSKKEFLEEVGVETDEDYKVVLPTL, encoded by the exons ATGAGTAAAAAGGACAACACTGACA GCGCCGCAGTCATCCTTGCCTACTTGAATGCCAAGAACCGGCCTTACAGTTCCCAGGATGTCTTCTGTAACCTACAAAGCCAGCACGGATTGGGCAGAACG GCAGTGGTCAAATCCATGGACCTACTGGCTCTGGAGGGCAAGATAAAAGAGAAGACTTATGGCAAGCAGAAGATCTATTTTGCTGATCAG GCTCAGTTTAAAGATGTGAATGATGCAGAGTTGAAGGCCATGGACGTTCGCATTGCCAGCCTCAATGAGGAGATGCAGGCCCTCAGCCAGAGCTGCGGACAGCTGAATGCAG AGCTGAAGGAGCTCAACAATAGTCTGACCAGAGAGGAAATGGTATCAGAAATCGCCAGGCTGAGAGACGAGTGTTCAGAATGTCACAAGCGTCTGGACAGAATAAAGTCGGCCAACAATCATGTCACGCCAGAGGAGAAAGACAAG GTTTTGAAAGAACACAATGTTTATGTGAAAGAGTGGCGAAAGAGGAAGAGACTG ACTTCGGACATTATGGACACCATCCTGGAGGGATATCCCAAGAGCAAGAAAGAGTTCCTG gAGGAGGTTGGCGTGGAGACTGATGAAGACTACAAGGTGGTCCTGCCGACTCTTTGA